Proteins encoded by one window of Sulfurimonas crateris:
- the bioV gene encoding pimelyl-ACP methyl ester esterase BioV yields the protein MKFYSGFSLKNEQYYFKEYINSSEYSVFGFSYGAIKALRYVQDMLSQRKRIDTLQLFSPAFFQTKDEKFKKLQLLGYRKNQEAYLREFIASCFSPYEKKIVEYGKSSIEELEELLQHEWEIDELKELLQSGVKIEVYLGGEDRVIDVERAREFFLEVATVTYIKEANHFLLVN from the coding sequence ATGAAGTTTTATAGCGGCTTTTCTCTAAAAAATGAGCAGTACTACTTTAAAGAGTACATAAACTCATCTGAGTACAGCGTCTTTGGATTTAGCTATGGAGCCATAAAAGCACTCAGATATGTGCAGGATATGCTTAGTCAAAGAAAGCGTATAGACACTCTTCAGCTATTTTCCCCCGCTTTTTTTCAGACAAAAGATGAGAAGTTTAAAAAACTCCAACTATTAGGATATAGAAAAAATCAAGAGGCTTATCTAAGAGAGTTTATAGCCTCATGCTTTTCGCCTTATGAGAAAAAGATAGTAGAGTACGGTAAAAGCTCGATTGAGGAGCTTGAAGAGCTTTTGCAGCATGAGTGGGAGATAGATGAGCTAAAAGAGCTTTTGCAAAGCGGAGTAAAGATAGAGGTCTATCTCGGCGGGGAGGACAGGGTCATAGATGTTGAGAGAGCGAGGGAGTTTTTTTTAGAAGTCGCTACGGTGACATACATCAAAGAGGCAAATCATTTTTTATTAGTAAATTAG